DNA sequence from the Verrucomicrobiia bacterium genome:
GCGGGCCTTGCCGAAAACCCGAGGGATCGGGACGGCCGCGATGGGAATTCTGGGAATGGTGTCCCCGCCGGGGGTCAGGAGGACGGTGAAAATTTCTCATATTTCAATCAAAAGTCAGCTAGGAGCGGGATTCGATCAGAATCAAATGGTAACCGAATTGAGTTTTGACAGGCCCGTGAGTTTTGCCTACTTCTTTGGAAAATACGACCTCGTCGAATTCCCTCACCATCTGGCCGGGGAAAAACGTCCCGAGATCCCCTCCCGATTTTCCGGAAGGACAAAGGGAATGTTTTTTCGCAAGATCGCTGAAGCTTGCGCCGCCCTCGATCTGCTTCTTGAGATCGAGACAGCTTTTCTCGTCTTTAACCAGGATGTGGCTCGCTTTGGCTTTGGTCATGATGTGCCATTGTACCGAGGGTGCCCGGTCGGGAGCAAGCGATTTTTGGTGAATCGAAGGTTATAGCAGCGCTGAAAGGAGCGGAGAAATACGGGGGTTACGCGGAAGCCTTGAGCACTTCGTTGGCGAAGAACTGCGTGGAAAGAAGTCCCGCGAGGGTGCTTAAAGAAATGCTGACCGACTGCGGCCCGGAAAAATTAAAAATCCGGCCGTCCTGATATTGCGCGAACAGCGCAAAATGCTTGAGCAGCGTTCCTTTTAATCTCTCGCCCGGAACTTTGAGCTCGTTGGGATCGTTGATTTCGGAAGCGGCCATGATGCCCACGACCAGCTGGAGCAGCGCGGCATACGTGCGGACGCGCGGGTCGCGCACTTCCGCATCGGCCTCGAGATTCACGTCGAAGAAAAATTCGTTGGGGATCTCGCCCAGCACCGCGGGCGAAATTCCCGGGACAACGCGCTGGTCGCCGATCGGCCGCACCTGGCGGAAGCTGGAAACGCGGCTGAGCCGGGCGCCCAGGACTTCGATAAGGGCCTGGGCATCGGGGCCTTTGACCTGCCCGCGCACGACCATCCTGCCGATGTAGCTTTCCAGTTCCTTGACCGGGTCCGCGTACATCTTGAGATCGGAGGAGGAAGGCAGGTCGAGCGCGACCGTAAATCCTTTGCGGAGGGGCCTCGTCTGCAGGTACGCGCTGAGCTGGCCGAGTAGGAATTCGATTCCCCGCTCGTAGACGTCCTGGGCCATGAGCGATTCACCGCCGTCCGCGACACGAGCGAGGCTGCGAAGCCTTTCGACGAACGCGTCGATTTCGATTTGTTCCTGGTTCAGGACCACCGCCGTCCTTTCGGCCGCTTCGCGCAATTCCGCGCGCGTTGCGCCGCCGTTTTTGCTGAGCACGCGGATCACCTGCTTCGAGGCCGCGAGCGCCGCGTCGGTTTGCCCCTGTCCCCGGAGTTCCGCGGGACGTGCCGCCTGGTCCAAAGCGCCGAAACCTTTCAGCAATTCGAAAAGCAAAAAGGCGTCGTCGAGCGATTTCATGCCCGGCGGTTCCTGGAGATACCGGATTGCATCACGGGCGCGGCCCACGGCGGCCTGCGCCGCGGCGAAATCACCCGCACGCAGCCCGCGCTGAGCGTCGTCGACGTGCTTCAGTGCTTCGTTAAGGGGCGAGGGAAAATTGCGGTTCAAATCGTAGGCCGCGTATTCGAGCGCCTGAAACGCGAACCCCTTCGCCCGTTCCCGCAGCCAATCGCGTATGGCGGCCGCCAATTCTTGCACGCGTTCATTCAGCTCGCCGAAATCTCCGGCCGTCGACGGATGGAATAAAAGGCCGGGAATGTTCATGTCCCGGTTCACGATCCGCTGAAAATTATCCCCAAGCACCTGGAGCGTCGCAGGCTTGGGGTCGACAAGGAAGGCCAGGTTGAATTTTTCCAGCTCCGAAAGCCCCGCGATGAAGCGCTCGATCTCGCCGTCCTCTCCTTTCATCCACCGGTACCCGCGCGCTTCGAAATCCGTGACCATGCCCGCCAGCTTGGCCTGGAGTAATTTCGCATTTTGGACCACGCGCTCGAAGGCCTGCGCCGTTTCCTGCTGCGTGCGCAATTCCGCTTTTCCGGGCGGCTGCAGGGGCGCGACTGTAAAAATGAGCTTGATACTCTTTTGCTTTTTCCCTTCCTTGCCCGCTTTCGGATAATGGACAACACCGTTGGTCGAATCCATGTCCACGAGAAAATATTCGCCGTCGACCTCGCGAATCTGCGCATGATAGCGGGAAACCGTCGGCCCGAGGATGACAAGGTCGTTGTCCGGCGCTTTTCCAAGGCGCATCGGATTGGAGGGCGTGACCGTCTTCGGCCCCGAAACCGGCTTCCGGATATTGTCTTCCCTGACGAGAATGATCGCCGGGCTGCCTTCATGCAGGATCTGAGCGACTTTGAAGGCAACGGTCCCGATGCTGTAAGAATCCACCGTCACCTCGAGAGGATTGACATCCGGAAGGGTGCGCGGCAGTTCCTTCTGCTGCTCCGCGGCTTGCGGCGCGGCCTGACCCAACGGCGCGGCCGGGGCTTCGGGCTCTCCGGGAACAGCGGCCCACTGGCGGGCCTTGGTGTCAAACGTGACTTCCTGCCATTTTGGAGCCTCGTCGGTGCCGATGTTCCTGAAAAAGTGTTTCGTGTAAGTAGGAAGAATGCCCTGACCGATCGATTTCACACGCCGGGGAAGCCCGTTATATTCGTAAGCCGCGTAAACTTTGTTCGCGGGGTCCACGGGAATGCTGCCGACTCTCAGATTGGTTTCCAGGAGGACGCGCCGCGTCGGCTCCAGCTTGAAACGGTCGTTGCGGATTTCCTTGTCTTTCTTCTTTTGGGCAGCCAGATCGTCGTCCGCCGTCGCGAAGGCCACGATCTCGCGCAGGTCCTGATGGTAGAGAAGCGCGTGCTGGAAAAGTTTTCTCATGATGTCGAGAATCTTCTGCGGTTTCAGCTGCGGCATTTTATCCGTCTGGAGCTCGTGCGCGGCGAACGCGATCGAATATTGCTTGTCGATCGCCTCTTCCAAATCCTTGGTCAGCGGGATCACGCTCCTGACGCCGTTGAGGGCCGCGATGCGCGCCCATCCTTCGCCGGACATGACGATCTCCCAATCGTCCGCGCCGCCGCGCCGCCGGATCTGGTTCGGCGCCAGCTCGAAGACCATGCGCTTGGAATTGTGCCGCTTGTGCCCCAGGACTTCATGCACCACGGTATTCTCGAGCTGGTTTTCTTCGGCGAGATTGTCGAACATGACGGTCATGCCCGCGCCGCCGCCCACCATGCTGTCTTCCATGCCCTGATACCCGAAATGGCCCTCTTTGGTCTGCACGACTTCCCATCCCAGAGGCCCCGTGATTTCCCACAGGAGCTCCTGCGGCATTTCTTCGAAGATCCCGAGAAGCTCCTTGAGGTACGGGATAAATTTTTTCTCGAAGTCCTTCCGCGTTTCGATCGGCCGGCCGATGACCAGCAGGACGTTGGCTCTCCGCGCGCGTTCCATGTACCCGAGCAGCTCCGGAAATTCTTTGAGCCGGTCGAGATTCTGCAGCGCGGCCGTTTGTTTTTTTGCTTCATCCGTGTCTTTCACGTAACGCAGGACGTAATTGCGCACTTCCGTCACGAGCTCCGCGCCTTTCGGGATCTTGTCGTCGGAGGGCTTTAATGCTTTCACGAGATCGACGTGCCCGTTTGCGTCGAGGGGCAGCGCCTGGAACTCGGTACCGACGGCGAAGACCTTCTGCTTCACGTCCTCCTGCGCCTCCTGCGGGATGATGATGTCCGCCATGGAATCCACCACGGACGAAAGGTCCGGCTCCGGCGCCGTGAATTGGAGCTCCGTTTTCTGGATGTTTCCTTCGTTCACGATCAGGGTGCCGTTGGTCGAGCCGGCGTCTTCGAGGAAATATTGATTTCCCTTGCGGTAAATAAAGGCATGCAGTTTCGAAACCCGCCTGCTGTCGATCAGGAAATCGGGTTTCACCTCAGTCGAACTGCCGATCGTCAGGCCCTGGCCGCCGTCGGTCAGGACTTTCCGCACCACCACATCTTTACCCAGCAAAATCTGGACTTCCTCGCCAACGAGCCGGATCTTGAAATGAAAGGGACCGATCACAAACACGCGCTTGTCGGTGACTTCGCGCGCTTCCGGACGCC
Encoded proteins:
- a CDS encoding peptidylprolyl isomerase, translating into MTKAKASHILVKDEKSCLDLKKQIEGGASFSDLAKKHSLCPSGKSGGDLGTFFPGQMVREFDEVVFSKEVGKTHGPVKTQFGYHLILIESRS